The DNA sequence GCGCTTCCTCGAGGCTCGCAAACGGCACCTTCGACTCCACGACGATGTCGGGGAACAGGTCGCCGGGGCGCGCGTCGACGTCGACGACCTCGCCGATGAGCAGCCCCTTCGGATAGACGCCGCCGAGGCCCGACGTGAGCACCACGTCGCCGCGCTGCGGCAGGAACTTGCGGTCCACGAAGTCCATCGTCAGGCCCCCGTCGACCGAGCCTCGCAACACGCCGGTCGCCCGCGTGCGCTGGACGAGCGCCGCGGCGCCTGAGCGCTGGTCGGTGATGAGCCGCACGCGGCACGACCCGAGCGTGGACTCGACCACCTGGCCCACGACCCCCTGCGCCGAGAGCACCGGCATGCCGGTGGTCACGCCGTCCTCGAAGCCGAGGTCGAGCACGACGACGCCCTCCCAGGTCGAACTCGGCCGGCCGATCACGTGCGCGCCCTTCGCGTCGAGGCCCGCGGCCTCCGCGAACCCGACGAGCTTCTTCAGCCGCTCGTTCTCGAGCCTCGCTTCCTCGAGCTCGGCGTTGCGCTTCCGAAGTTCGGCGTTCTGCGCCTGCAGCTCGGCTACGTCGGCCTTCGACATCGTGAAGCCGCCCACCCAGGTGGTGGCGGCACGCACCGGCCACGTCACCCAGTCACCGACCGCCGCAACAGGCGCGGCGACCGCCTGCACGCCGCGACGGACCAGGTGGAGCGGACCGCGGTCGCCCTCCTTGACATAGACCGTCACGAGCACGAGCGACAGCGCGACCGCGCCGACGAGCAGCCACGGGCTGGCAGGCCTCTGTTCGGGCTGGGGACCGGCCATGGGGGCGTGTTTCCGCCTCCTAGCGCGAGTCGCGGCGGCGCAGCTGCTTGAGGACGTCCTCTTCCTCCAGCGCCATCGCGGACCCGAGCACAACGTTGATGAGCGCGTTCTCGGACACGTGCACCGGCATGCCGGTCTCATGCCTGATGCGCTCGTCGATCTGCTTGAGCAGCGCACCGCCGCCGGTGAGCACGATGCCGAACTCCATGATGTCGCTCG is a window from the Actinomycetota bacterium genome containing:
- the mreC gene encoding rod shape-determining protein MreC, which codes for MRPACRCTCPRTRSSTLCSGPRWRWRKRTSSSSCAAATRARRRKHAPMAGPQPEQRPASPWLLVGAVALSLVLVTVYVKEGDRGPLHLVRRGVQAVAAPVAAVGDWVTWPVRAATTWVGGFTMSKADVAELQAQNAELRKRNAELEEARLENERLKKLVGFAEAAGLDAKGAHVIGRPSSTWEGVVVLDLGFEDGVTTGMPVLSAQGVVGQVVESTLGSCRVRLITDQRSGAAALVQRTRATGVLRGSVDGGLTMDFVDRKFLPQRGDVVLTSGLGGVYPKGLLIGEVVDVDARPGDLFPDIVVESKVPFASLEEALVLVSAPPAVEGGAGE